A section of the Salminus brasiliensis chromosome 10, fSalBra1.hap2, whole genome shotgun sequence genome encodes:
- the LOC140564729 gene encoding putative deoxyribonuclease TATDN3 isoform X2, which translates to MQGYIDCHCHISAGEFDDDIGHVIEQAKQTGVLALLAVAEHAEEFEKIIQLSQRFPGFVMPCLGVHPVQGQDPEQPRGALLEDLDLALPLIETYKEHIVAIGEVGLDFTPRVVNSDAGKESQRQVLIRQAELAKQLNLPLNVHSRSAGRPTIHLLKELGVENVLLHAFDGKPSVAMEGVRAGYFFSIPPSIVRSEQQKLVKQLPLENMCLETDSPALGPEKQVRNEPKNITVSAEYIAKTKGISLEKVKEVTTLNALRLFPKLKTFIKM; encoded by the exons ATGCAGGGCTATATTGATTGCCACTGTCATATCTCTGCTGGGGAGTTTGATGAC GACATCGGTCATGTTATTGAGCAGGCAAAACAG ACTGGAGTCCTGGCTCTTCTTGCTGTGGCAGAACATGCTGAGGAGTTTGAGAAAATCATTCAGCTGTCACAGAG gtttCCTGGTTTTGTGATGCCTTGTCTTGGGGTTCACCCTGTTCAAGGCCAAGACCCAGAACAGCCCAGGGGGGCGTTACTAGAG GATCTAGACTTGGCCTTACCCTTAATCGAAACATATAAAGAACACATTGTGGCTATTGGTGAG gttgGCCTTGACTTCACACCCCGGGTGGTCAACAGTGATGCAGGGAAAGAAAGCCAGAGACAAGTGCTTATTCGGCAAGCAGAGCTCGCAAAGCAGCTAAATCTACCTCT GAATGTCCACTCAAGATCTGCTGGAAGACCTACCATTCATCTTTTAAAGGAACTAG GTGTAGAAAATGTCCTCCTTCATGCATTTGATGGGAAACCCTCAGTTGCAATGGAGGGTGTCCGTGCAGGATATTTCTTTTCTATACCGCCATCGATTGTAAGAAGCGAGCAG CAGAAACTGGTGAAACAGCTGCCACTGGAGAATATGTGTCTGGAGACGGATTCGCCAGCTCTTGGACCGGAGAAACAG GTGAGGAACGAGCCAAAGAATATCACCGTCAGTGCCGAGTACATTGCTAAAACTAAAGGAATTTCACTGGAAAAGGTCAAGGAAGTCACCACACTTAATGCTCTTCGTCTCTTCCCCAAGTTGAAGACATTTATCAAAATGTGA
- the LOC140564729 gene encoding putative deoxyribonuclease TATDN3 isoform X1, which translates to MQGYIDCHCHISAGEFDDDIGHVIEQAKQTGVLALLAVAEHAEEFEKIIQLSQRFPGFVMPCLGVHPVQGQDPEQPRGALLEDLDLALPLIETYKEHIVAIGEVGLDFTPRVVNSDAGKESQRQVLIRQAELAKQLNLPLNVHSRSAGRPTIHLLKELGVENVLLHAFDGKPSVAMEGVRAGYFFSIPPSIVRSEQKQKLVKQLPLENMCLETDSPALGPEKQVRNEPKNITVSAEYIAKTKGISLEKVKEVTTLNALRLFPKLKTFIKM; encoded by the exons ATGCAGGGCTATATTGATTGCCACTGTCATATCTCTGCTGGGGAGTTTGATGAC GACATCGGTCATGTTATTGAGCAGGCAAAACAG ACTGGAGTCCTGGCTCTTCTTGCTGTGGCAGAACATGCTGAGGAGTTTGAGAAAATCATTCAGCTGTCACAGAG gtttCCTGGTTTTGTGATGCCTTGTCTTGGGGTTCACCCTGTTCAAGGCCAAGACCCAGAACAGCCCAGGGGGGCGTTACTAGAG GATCTAGACTTGGCCTTACCCTTAATCGAAACATATAAAGAACACATTGTGGCTATTGGTGAG gttgGCCTTGACTTCACACCCCGGGTGGTCAACAGTGATGCAGGGAAAGAAAGCCAGAGACAAGTGCTTATTCGGCAAGCAGAGCTCGCAAAGCAGCTAAATCTACCTCT GAATGTCCACTCAAGATCTGCTGGAAGACCTACCATTCATCTTTTAAAGGAACTAG GTGTAGAAAATGTCCTCCTTCATGCATTTGATGGGAAACCCTCAGTTGCAATGGAGGGTGTCCGTGCAGGATATTTCTTTTCTATACCGCCATCGATTGTAAGAAGCGAGCAG AAGCAGAAACTGGTGAAACAGCTGCCACTGGAGAATATGTGTCTGGAGACGGATTCGCCAGCTCTTGGACCGGAGAAACAG GTGAGGAACGAGCCAAAGAATATCACCGTCAGTGCCGAGTACATTGCTAAAACTAAAGGAATTTCACTGGAAAAGGTCAAGGAAGTCACCACACTTAATGCTCTTCGTCTCTTCCCCAAGTTGAAGACATTTATCAAAATGTGA